In a genomic window of Erigeron canadensis isolate Cc75 chromosome 5, C_canadensis_v1, whole genome shotgun sequence:
- the LOC122601715 gene encoding putative receptor-like protein kinase At5g39000, producing MASSFMNEFEHLRIRLEEIKKATNNFGNKVIGSGGFGAVYEGEVSLSTGKSIVAIKRLNRQFGQGDPEFLKEIMFLSRYRHPNLISLLGFCDEEREKVLIYEYAPKGSLDRYLSNSGLTWTQRIKICLGAAKGLSYLHDPRGTYQRVLHCDIKSANILLDENMTAKVADFGLSKMGPANQQHSIIFTNAVGTPGYCDPLFIQGSTLTKESDVYSFGVVLFEVLCGRLCYRCSNGRHDEVFVRTCKQRYTEKKLDEIIFQHLIPGMHPTSLELFSDVAFQCLHDSRHGRPMMSIVVEKLESALKFQEKYNLKLPEEYMKVYEEIIMAAVPPLNYTSEEVLKELLFKGTLLNGGKTVITYLN from the coding sequence atgGCATCATCTTTCATGAATGAGTTTGAACATCTTAGAATCCGACTTGAAGAGATTAAAAAAGCTACTAATAATTTTGGTAACAAGGTTATTGGATCCGGTGGATTTGGGGCAGTGTATGAAGGGGAGGTGTCACTTTCTACTGGGAAAAGCATTGTCGCTATCAAGCGTCTGAATCGTCAATTTGGGCAAGGAGACCCCGAATTCCTGAAAGAGATAATGTTTCTTTCCCGGTACAGGCATCCAAATCTCATTTCTCTCTTGGGGTTTTGTGATGAGGAACGCGAGAAGGTCCTTATATACGAATACGCACCTAAGGGAAGTCTTGATAGGTACTTAAGTAATTCCGGTCTTACATGGACACAACGTATTAAGATATGCCTAGGGGCTGCAAAGGGTCTAAGTTACCTACATGATCCTAGAGGGACATACCAACGAGTACTCCATTGTGATATAAAAAGTGCCAATATTCTACTTGATGAGAATATGACTGCTAAAGTTGCTGACTTTGGATTGTCAAAAATGGGCCCTGCAAATCAGCAGCACTCAATTATTTTCACCAACGCCGTGGGTACTCCAGGCTACTGTGATCCGCTATTTATACAGGGATCCACCCTCACAAAAGAATCAGACGTATACTCTTTCGGCGTAGTCTTATTTGAAGTTCTCTGCGGGAGATTATGCTATCGATGTAGCAATGGTCGGCATGATGAGGTTTTCGTGCGCACGTGCAAACAAAGATACACTGAGAAGAAGTTAGATGAAATTATTTTCCAACATCTCATCCCTGGAATGCATCCGACTTCATTAGAACTATTTTCAGACGTTGCGTTTCAATGTTTGCACGATTCTCGTCATGGGCGGCCTATGATGTCTATTGTTGTGGAAAAGTTGGAGAGTGCActcaaatttcaagaaaaatataatcTAAAACTGCCAGAGGAGTACATGAAGGTGTACGAGGAGATAATTATGGCCGCCGTACCTCCTCTGAACTATACATCCGAAGAAGTGCTAAAGGAGCTTCTATTCAAAGGGACCCTCCTTAATGGTGGTAAAACGGTAATTacatatcttaattaa
- the LOC122600874 gene encoding uncharacterized protein LOC122600874, translating to MESFMKEFEHLKISLEEIKKVTNNFNNKPIGSGGFGEVYEGELSHSKGRSLVAIKRLDRKFGQGDSEFWKEIVMLTRYSHENLISLLGFCDEAGEKIIVYELASNGSLDQHLSSPDLTWEQRIKICLGAAKGLRFLHDDKGIHQRVIHRDVKSSNILLNDEWKAKVSDMGLSKLGPANQEHTALFTNVVGTLGYLDPVYLHQGVLTKESDVYSFGVVLFEVLCGRLCFSNRNLVPTWKQSYKNKKIHTIMFQDLTPPMEMTSLETFSDIAFQCVQGSREKRPTMSHVVEKLEMALEFQQCLDLKLPKEYVNILKVVTTPLRHNSLEELRLLFPNGVFLDAGKTWFSINDKGEHSVLISIDECLIREAGKDYTYSRDYISRFPVGIYSAYECKFKAHVRTQFLSPNTTYSVKLVYKHTVRRFTRASKRIIELQYKLEGETKTWTSYLADEREDGWYAVELCQFISDGTPVNLDIIFEESAKHLALEGIEFQSTINVEERHVSDDEKQVDMQPPLSYSDDNAYWEQKLPDDYHEIMKQSKDKVEWKTKKELYSVFRQGFLINYGSFLERLFNDGQWFSLDKNGKKCLMLPARAAFKVNKTMKTRWIQSDDSRFGEMLTIKETVEPVYLNSFKYHALSLSTKYACYLVYKLQDQSDFELPLTVRETYGDQSKSEFSHVYLVSPQTPVIRQKVDEIPHKPLSRPKLKGLPQQRNDLWMEVQVHEFQTTDTSEGFIWDLEVTHCENRILHGLILQGVEYRPI from the exons ATGGAGTCTTTCATGAAAGAGTTTGAACATCTTAAAATCTCACTGGAGGAGATAAAAAAAGTtaccaataattttaataacaaaCCTATCGGGTCTGGTGGATTTGGGGAGGTTTATGAAGGGGAACTTTCGCACTCTAAGGGGAGAAGCCTTGTTGCTATTAAGCGTCTAGATCGCAAATTCGGACAAGGCGATTCCGAGTTCTGGAAGGAGATAGTGATGCTCACCCGATACTCGCATGAAAATCTCATCTCTCTCCTGGGATTTTGTGACGAGGCTGGTGAAAAGATAATTGTGTACGAGCTTGCATCTAATGGAAGCCTCGATCAACATCTAAGTTCCCCTGATCTAACGTGGGAACAACGTATCAAAATATGCCTTGGCGCTGCAAAGGGACTTAGGTTCCTTCATGATGACAAGGGAATACACCAACGAGTTATTCATCGAGATGTGAAGAGTTCCAACATCCTACTTAATGACGAATGGAAGGCTAAAGTTTCTGACATGGGACTCTCAAAACTTGGACCCGCTAATCAGGAGCACACGGCTCTTTTCACCAACGTTGTAGGTACCCTTGGATATCTTGATCCAGTTTATTTGCATCAGGGTGTCTTAACAAAAGAATCAGATGTTTATTCTTTCGGTGTTGTTTTATTTGAAGTGTTATGTGGAAGACTATGCTTTAGCAATCGTAATTTAGTGCCTACATGGAAACAAAGctacaaaaataagaaaatacacACGATTATGTTCCAAGATCTGACCCCACCAATGGAGATGACTTCTTTGGAAACATTTTCCGATATTGCGTTCCAATGTGTGCAGGGATCTCGTGAAAAGCGGCCAACAATGTCTCATGTTGTTGAAAAACTTGAAATGGCACTTGAATTTCAACAGTGCCTTGATCTCAAGCTACCAAAGGAGTATGTAAACATACTTAAGGTTGTTACAACACCTCTGAGACACAATTCTCTTGAGGAACTCAGATTACTTTTCCCCAATGGCGTTTTCCTTGATGCAGGCAAAAca TGGTTTTCAATAAATGACAAGGGAGAGCACTCTGTATTGATATCTATTGATGAATGTTTGATTCGAGAGGCAGGAAAAGATTATACATATTCGCGTGATTATATTTCAAG ATTTCCAGTGGGTATATATTCTGCATATGAGTGCAAATTTAAAGCTCATGTTAGAACTCAATTCTTATCACCAAATACTACATACTCGGTCAAGCTTGTCTATAAACATACGGTTAGGAGATTTACTCGTGCTTCAAAGCGTATTATAGAGCTTCAATACAAGTTAGAAGGGGAGACAAAAACTTGGACTTCTTACCTTGCAGACGAGAGAGAAGATGGGTGGTACGCAGTTGAATTATGTCAGTTTATTAGCGATGGGACACCTGTTAATCTTGATATTATATTTGAAGAAAGTGCTAAGCATCTAGCACTAGAAGGCATCGAGTTTCAATCCACCATAAAT gTGGAAGAACGTCATGTCTCAGATGATGAGAAGCAGGTGGATATGCAACCACCCTTATCATATTCAGATGACAACGCATATTGGGAACAAAAATTGCCAGATGATTATCATGAAATAATGAAGCAGTCAAAGGATAAAGTGGAATGGAAAACCAAGAAGGAGCTCTATTCAGTTTTTCGCCAAGGGTTCCTAATCAACTATGGTTCTTTTTTAGAAAGGCTATTCAATGATGGACAG TGGTTTTCACTCGATAAAAATGGGAAGAAATGTCTGATGCTACCAGCAAGAGCAGCTTTTAAAGTGAACAAGACCATGAAAACTAGATGGATCCAATCAGATGATTCCAG ATTTGGAGAAATGCTTACAATCAAAGAAACTGTGGAACCTGTGTACTTAAACAGCTTTAAATACCATGCATTATCACTTTCAACAAAATATGCATGTTATCTTGTCTACAAATTACAAGACCAATCAGATTTTGAGTTGCCGTTGACAGTGAGAGAGACATATGGAGATCAGAGTAAGAGTGAGTTTTCGCATGTCTATTTAGTCAGTCCGCAAACCCCAGTTATACGACAAAAGGTTGATGAAATCCCCCACAAACCATTGAGTAGACCTAAATTAAAAGGCCTTCCACAACAGAGGAACGACCTTTGGATGGAAGTACAAGTACACGAATTTCAGACTACTGATACTTCGGAAGGATTTATTTGGGATCTTGAAGTAACACATTGCGAAAACAGGATTCTACATGGGCTTATTCTTCAAGGAGTTGAGTACAGACCcatataa
- the LOC122602006 gene encoding putative F-box protein PP2-B8, with product MKGEHCELISIAECLTQIASETSNYVHEHDSRFAIGSYKPNVKEFRAHVKTEFLSPQITYTVNLVLKNMDPDEGYIGLEYKLAGGRSKCYSFLSDERDDGWLSVELFQFTSENKKFDLKILFYIKHCRNIIVEGIEFRPLEKVVHEVLNSEIENLQLITDDSETFWEQKLPKDYKDIVEWSNYAVRYATKKELYSVLRKGFLINNGEKWISLAKDGKKCLMLSARATLDDNDTWSWKSLPETRFEVAYDPSERFNIICQIESRHLSPETTYAGYLVYKQENNYKVQPPPARVKDKKSRSREICYIYLSSPQTPVIITRTGNHTHCPMNRPKIKGLPQQRSDGWMEVQIWEFCTTTKTIDMHLKLSSYDNTFEGIEVQGIELRPK from the exons ATGAAAGGAGAGCATTGTGAATTGATTTCAATAGCAGAATGTTTGACTCAGATTGCAAGTGAAACATCTAATTATGTGCATGAACATGATTCAAG ATTTGCAATTGGAAGTTATAAACCAAATGTTAAGGAATTCAGAGCACATGTCAAAACTGAATTCTTGTCACCACAGATCACATACACTGTGAACCTTGTGCTGAAAAATATGGATCCAGATGAAGGATATATCGGTCTTGAATACAAGTTAGCAGGGGGGAGATCAAAATGTTATTCATTTCTTTCGGACGAGAGAGACGATGGATGGTTGAGTGTTGAATTATTTCAGTTTACTAGcgaaaacaaaaaatttgaccttaaaattcttttttacATCAAGCACTGTCGAAATATTATTGTAGAAGGTATCGAATTCCGACCCCTGGAGAAA GTGGTACATGAGGTGTTAAATAGTGAGATAGAGAATTTGCAGCTCATAACAGATGATTCAGAAACATTTTGGGAGCAAAAATTGCCAAAAGATTATAAAGACATAGTCGAGTGGTCAAATTATGCCGTGCGTTATGCAACTAAGAAGGAACTCTACTCTGTTCTTCGCAAAGGGTTCCTAATCAACAATGGTGAAAAG TGGATTTCTCTTGCCAAAGACGGGAAGAAATGTCTTATGCTATCAGCAAGAGCCACTTTGGACGACAATGACACCTGGAGCTGGAAGTCTTTACCCGAAACaag ATTTGAAGTGGCTTATGATCCTTCAGAaagatttaatataatttgtcaAATTGAATCCAGACATCTGTCCCCTGAAACAACATATGCAGGATACCTTGTCTACAAACAAGAAAACAACTACAAGGTTCAGCCTCCTCCTGCACGTGTGAAAGATAAAAAATCTCGTTCAAGAGAAATTTGCTATATCTATTTAAGTTCTCCTCAGACGCCGGTTATTATTACAAGAACGGGTAATCATACTCACTGCCCAATGAATAGACCCAAAATAAAAGGCCTTCCACAGCAGAGGAGCGATGGTTGGATGGAAGTACAAATATGGGAATTTTGTACTACCACCAAAACGATTGATATGCATCTTAAATTGTCTAGTTACGACAACACGTTTGAAGGGATTGAAGTTCAAGGCATTGAACTTAGACCCAAATAA